The following are encoded together in the Pygocentrus nattereri isolate fPygNat1 chromosome 3, fPygNat1.pri, whole genome shotgun sequence genome:
- the khdc4 gene encoding KH homology domain-containing protein 4 isoform X2, which yields MRRSKWDQPGPGSGGEADAAPTGALDAAAAVAAKINAMLVAKGKLKPSQIGAPGPVEKTTGAGGKPAPVAKAKDDLVVAEVEINDVPLTCRNLLTRGQTQDEISRVSGAAVSTRGRYMTAEEKAKALPSDRPLYLHVQGQTRELVDRAVNRIKELITNGVVKAATSSSTSYNGATVTVYHPTGPPPPAVPSAGHKPHFTGGMHYVQDKVFVGLEHAIQGFSVKERVEGPGCSYLQHIQAETGAKVFLRGRGSGCLEPASGREAFEPMYIYISHPKPEGLAAAKTLCENLLQTVHAEYTRYLSQMSAVMPTQGFIQPPAVNGIPPQTPYYPPTGFQPSYSPPVPPPQPVPAPYSLPPPTVPLGAPAPIPPPSAQYPIAPAPANLTPQTLPPAAFPPVVPAPPKPAAPAAPASTPQKRRFTEEVPEETDSGLLGYQVQASLWAAPRLQDPHLQVPVALPGRGTVGS from the exons AT GCGGCGGAGTAAATGGGATCAGCCAGGTCCAGGCTCAGGGGGCGAGGCAGATGCAGCCCCCACGGGTGCCctggatgctgctgctgcagtggCTGCCAAAATCAACGCCATGCTGGTGGCCAAGGGCAAGCTAAAGCCCTCACAGATCGGTGCTCCTGGTCCAGTTGAGAAG ACCACAGGTGCTGGTGGGAAGCCTGCACCAGTAGCAAAAGCAAAGGACGATCTAGTGGTGGCAGAGGTGGAGATAAATGATGTACCACTTACTTGTCGGAACCTTCTGACCCGAGGACAAACTCAGGATGAG ATCAGCAGAGTGAGTGGTGCTGCTGTGTCCACTAGGGGGCGCTACATGACAGCAGAAGAAAAGGCCAAAGCACTGCCCAG TGATCGCCCTCTTTATCTACATGTACAAGGTCAAACTAGAGAACTTGTTGACA GGGCAGTGAACAGGATAAAAGAACTCATCACTAACGGGGTAGTGAAGGCTGCTACTAGCTCCAGCACTTCATACAATGGAGCCACGGTCACCGTCTACCACCCCACTGGCCCACCTCCCCCAGCAGTGCCGTCTGCAGGACACAAACCACACTTTACTGGTGGG atGCACTATGTACAGGACAAGGTCTTTGTGGGTTTGGAGCATGCTATCCAGGGTTTCTCAGTGAAGGAGCGTGTAGAAGGTCCAGGCTGCTCTTACCTGCAGCACATTCAGGCTGAAACAGGAGCGAAAGTCTTCTTGAGGGGGAGAGGCTCAGGCTGCCTGGAACCTGCATCTGGGAGAGAGGCCTTTGAGCCCATGTACATCTACATCAG TCATCCGAAACCAGAGGGACTTGCTGCAGCCAAAACGCTCTGTGAAAACCTCCTGCAAACA GTGCATGCAGAGTACACACGCTACCTGAGCCAGATGAGTGCTGTGATGCCCACACAAG GATTCATTCAACCACCTGCTGTGAACGGGATTCCTCCTCAGACCCCTTATTACCCCCCTACAGGTTTTCAACCCTCAtactctccccctgtgcctcctCCACaacctgttccagctccttaCTCACTGCCACCCCCAACTGTGCCGCTAGGAGCACCAGCTCCAATTCCACCTCCAAGTGCTCAGTACCCCATcgcacctgctccagctaactTAACACCACAG ACACTTCCACCTGCAGCTTTCCCACCTGTTGTGCCGGCTCCACCTAAACCTGCGGCTCCGGCAGCCCCGGCCTCCACCCCTCAGAAACGACGCTTTACTGAAGAAGTACCTGAAGAAACAGACAGCGGTTTGCTGGGATACCAG